One window from the genome of Populus alba chromosome 15, ASM523922v2, whole genome shotgun sequence encodes:
- the LOC118055680 gene encoding membrane steroid-binding protein 2: MGLYATAMETMEAYTGLSPAAFFTIAAVMVVVYKIVCSMFVDPEEFDKKPINASGSIATNQPPPPEPQPQPPTIQEPVQLGDVTEEELRAYDGSDPNKPLLMAIKGKIYDVSRSRMFYGPGGPYALFAGREASRALALMSFDPRDLNGNLEGLSEPELEVLQDWEYKFMEKYVKVGQLVGTDQAVNGGEVQESEKHD, from the exons ATGGGCCTCTACGCAACTGCAATGGAAACCATGGAAGCATACACAGGCCTATCGCCGGCAGCGTTTTTCACGATTGCCGCCGTTATGGTGGTGGTTTACAAGATAGTTTGCAGCATGTTTGTGGACCCAGAAGAGTTTGACAAGAAGCCCATCAACGCGAGTGGTAGCATCGCCACCAaccaaccaccaccaccagaaccacaaccacaaccaccaACAATTCAGGAGCCAGTTCAGTTGGGAGATGTTACTGAAGAGGAATTGAGAGCTTATGATGGTTCTGATCCTAATAAGCCTCTTCTCATGGCTATCAAAGGCAAGATCTATGATGTCTCTCGCTCCAG GATGTTTTATGGTCCTGGTGGTCCATATGCATTGTTTGCCGGAAGGGAAGCTAGCAGGGCCTTAGCACTCATGTCTTTCGACCCCCGAGATCTTAACGGGAACCTTGAAGGCTTAAGTGAACCTGAGCTTGAAGTTTTACAGGACTGGGAATATAAATTCATGGAAAAATATGTGAAGGTCGGGCAGCTTGTGGGCACTGATCAAGCTGTTAATGGAGGTGAAGTCCAAGAGAGTGAGAAACATGACTGA